Proteins from one Embleya scabrispora genomic window:
- a CDS encoding branched-chain amino acid ABC transporter permease — protein MPARHAAAVRPGPRRWFGPGAVVVVVGVLLVLPFYVTAFWLQTGLFAMAAAIGAIGLNLLSGTTGQLSLGHAFFLAFGAYGYVWLAGDSGRVGVRHLSGAGLPPLLALVLAVLLTGVVGGLFSPISGRLRGMYLGVATLALVFIGHHVMLNAASVTGGFNGRSVPSMGVGDLTLTDGRPDGLEVLGIPFGRLERLWYFVLILVLVAALTARNLLRGRPGRALGAVRDSEIAAAVMGVAPARYRSAAFVVSSMYAGLAGALIALIFNRVVPDYFGLALSIDYLAMIVIGGLGSVTGAVVGAAFVTMLPQVLSKYADALPLVVAPGSPESGVGPGEAARYLYGAAIVLVLLFAPGGLVGLLRGRPGGGLGGPGGRGEGLGRLGRTQGSIRIGSKE, from the coding sequence ATTCCGGCCCGGCACGCCGCGGCGGTCCGCCCGGGACCGCGCCGGTGGTTCGGGCCGGGCGCGGTGGTCGTGGTCGTCGGCGTGCTGCTGGTGCTGCCGTTCTACGTGACCGCGTTCTGGTTGCAGACCGGCCTGTTCGCGATGGCCGCCGCGATCGGTGCGATCGGGCTCAACCTGCTGTCCGGCACCACCGGCCAACTCTCCCTCGGGCACGCCTTCTTCCTGGCCTTCGGCGCCTACGGCTACGTCTGGCTCGCCGGCGACTCGGGTCGGGTGGGGGTGCGCCACCTGAGCGGCGCGGGCCTGCCGCCGCTGCTCGCGCTGGTCCTCGCGGTGCTGCTGACCGGTGTGGTCGGCGGCCTGTTCAGTCCGATCTCCGGGCGGCTGCGCGGGATGTACCTCGGCGTCGCCACGCTGGCCCTGGTGTTCATCGGACACCACGTCATGCTCAACGCGGCGTCGGTGACCGGCGGCTTCAACGGGCGTTCGGTGCCCTCGATGGGGGTCGGCGACCTCACCCTCACCGACGGCCGGCCGGACGGCCTGGAGGTGCTCGGCATTCCGTTCGGTCGGCTCGAACGGCTGTGGTACTTCGTGCTGATCCTGGTCCTGGTCGCCGCGTTGACCGCGCGCAACCTGCTGCGCGGGCGGCCCGGCCGGGCGCTGGGCGCGGTACGGGACAGCGAGATCGCGGCCGCGGTGATGGGGGTCGCGCCGGCCCGGTACCGATCCGCGGCGTTCGTGGTGTCGTCGATGTACGCGGGCCTCGCGGGCGCGCTGATCGCGCTGATCTTCAACCGGGTGGTGCCGGACTACTTCGGCCTCGCGCTGTCCATCGACTACCTCGCGATGATCGTGATCGGTGGCCTCGGCTCGGTCACCGGCGCCGTGGTGGGCGCGGCGTTCGTGACGATGTTGCCGCAGGTGCTGAGCAAGTACGCGGACGCGTTGCCGCTCGTGGTGGCGCCCGGCAGCCCGGAGTCGGGGGTGGGACCGGGCGAGGCCGCGCGCTACCTGTACGGCGCGGCGATCGTGCTGGTCCTGCTGTTCGCCCCGGGCGGCCTGGTCGGCCTGCTGCGCGGTCGACCGGGTGGCGGCCTCGGTGGCCCCGGCGGGCGCGGCGAAGGACTCGGACGACTCGGACGTACCCAGGGCTCCATCCGTATCGGCTCCAAGGAGTAG